The following coding sequences are from one Phenylobacterium glaciei window:
- a CDS encoding DJ-1/PfpI family protein codes for MSDLVIVFPLYPGVTHLDFTGPQQVLCRVPGAKIIVASMGGADIEADGLTFTNLVDLAKVEACDVICIPGGFGTSAAMLDEAFMSHIKRLAAGAKYLTSVCTGSLILAATGMLKGKRATCHWAWRDQLKPFGVIVTEGRVVRDGNIITGGGVTAGLDFAFTMVAELAGDTLAQSLQLGLEYSPAPPFNAGTPETAPPEILAAVKSMMAGAMGDRQEAAEEAARRVESAGLNAV; via the coding sequence ATGTCCGACCTCGTCATCGTCTTCCCGCTCTATCCGGGCGTGACCCACCTCGATTTCACCGGCCCGCAGCAGGTCTTGTGTCGCGTGCCCGGCGCGAAGATCATCGTCGCCTCCATGGGCGGCGCCGACATCGAGGCCGACGGCCTGACCTTCACAAATCTCGTCGACCTCGCGAAGGTCGAAGCCTGCGATGTGATCTGCATTCCCGGCGGCTTCGGGACCAGCGCGGCCATGCTGGATGAGGCCTTCATGAGCCACATCAAGCGGCTGGCCGCCGGCGCCAAGTATCTCACCAGCGTCTGCACCGGCTCGCTGATCCTGGCGGCCACTGGGATGCTGAAGGGCAAGCGCGCCACCTGCCACTGGGCCTGGAGAGATCAGCTGAAGCCCTTCGGCGTCATCGTCACCGAGGGGCGGGTTGTCCGCGACGGTAACATCATCACCGGCGGCGGTGTGACCGCGGGCCTGGACTTCGCCTTCACCATGGTGGCCGAGCTGGCCGGCGACACCCTGGCCCAGTCGCTGCAGCTGGGCCTGGAATACTCCCCGGCCCCGCCGTTCAACGCCGGAACCCCGGAAACCGCCCCGCCGGAGATCCTGGCGGCGGTGAAGTCGATGATGGCCGGCGCCATGGGCGACCGCCAGGAGGCTGCGGAGGAAGCCGCCCGCCGCGTGGAGAGCGCCGGTCTGAACGCCGTCTGA
- a CDS encoding GlxA family transcriptional regulator: MTRKIGFLIFPDFQLLDAAGPLGAFEIAGRYVPGAYSLKVVAAQPGMVASSVGAGLGAEALDEDLDTLVVAGGIGANKAAKTPAVKAYIERVAARARRTASVCSGAYLLAEAGLLDGKRATTHWARSGELQKRYPKVRVEADRIFVREGPIWTSAGITAGIDLSLALIAEDLGEDVARQTAQTLVVYHRRPGGQSQFSALIEMGGQGGRFASLLDWMREHLDQPLTVDLLADHAAMSPRHFARAFAAETGMTPAKAVERLRLETARERVEASSEPIDRVAESVGFGDPERMRRAFLRAFGQPPQALRRAARA, from the coding sequence ATGACCCGCAAGATCGGTTTCCTGATCTTTCCCGACTTTCAGCTGCTGGACGCGGCTGGGCCGCTCGGCGCGTTCGAGATCGCGGGACGCTACGTGCCCGGCGCCTACAGCCTGAAGGTCGTGGCCGCACAGCCGGGCATGGTGGCCAGTTCGGTGGGCGCGGGCCTGGGCGCGGAAGCCCTGGACGAGGACCTCGACACCCTGGTGGTGGCCGGCGGGATCGGCGCCAACAAGGCCGCCAAGACCCCCGCGGTGAAGGCCTATATCGAGCGGGTGGCGGCCAGGGCGCGGCGCACGGCAAGTGTCTGTTCGGGCGCCTATCTGCTGGCCGAGGCGGGACTGCTGGACGGCAAGCGCGCCACCACCCATTGGGCCCGGAGCGGTGAGCTGCAGAAGCGCTATCCAAAGGTCCGGGTGGAGGCCGACCGCATCTTCGTGCGCGAGGGGCCGATCTGGACCTCGGCGGGGATCACGGCGGGGATCGACCTGAGCCTCGCGCTGATCGCCGAGGACCTCGGGGAGGATGTCGCGCGCCAGACCGCCCAGACCCTGGTGGTCTATCATCGCCGGCCGGGCGGCCAGTCGCAGTTCTCGGCCCTGATCGAGATGGGCGGCCAGGGCGGCCGGTTCGCCAGTCTGCTGGACTGGATGCGCGAGCACCTGGACCAGCCGCTCACGGTCGACCTACTGGCCGACCACGCGGCCATGAGCCCGCGCCACTTCGCCCGCGCCTTCGCCGCCGAGACCGGCATGACGCCCGCCAAGGCCGTGGAGCGCCTGCGCCTGGAAACGGCGCGCGAACGGGTGGAAGCCTCCTCCGAGCCCATCGACCGGGTGGCGGAGAGTGTCGGGTTCGGCGATCCGGAGCGGATGCGCCGCGCTTTCCTTCGCGCTTTCGGCCAGCCGCCCCAGGCGCTGCGGCGGGCGGCGCGAGCCTAG
- the nadC gene encoding carboxylating nicotinate-nucleotide diphosphorylase, protein MIQPLPDLLIEPTVRAALAEDLGRAGDVTAQACIDVDAVMSVVFATRQNGVVAGLACARLAILALDPKASFEAVVEDGASVEAGAVLAKVTGNARAILSAERTALNLMGRLSGVATLTRAYVEHTVGTKARIVDTRKTTPGLRHLEKYAVRCGGGVNHRFGLDDAILIKDNHVAACGGVANALKRARAFAGHLTKVELEVDSLEQLAEALPHGADVIMLDNFSPDDLKKAVALAGDKVVLEASGGVNLQTVRAIAESGVQVISVGALTHSAPVLDIGLDAV, encoded by the coding sequence ATGATCCAGCCCCTTCCTGACCTGCTGATCGAACCCACCGTCCGCGCCGCGCTGGCCGAGGACCTCGGCCGGGCCGGCGACGTCACCGCCCAGGCCTGCATCGACGTCGACGCGGTGATGAGCGTGGTCTTCGCCACCCGCCAGAACGGCGTGGTCGCGGGCCTCGCCTGCGCCCGTCTGGCGATCCTGGCCCTGGACCCCAAGGCCAGCTTCGAGGCGGTGGTCGAGGACGGGGCCAGCGTCGAGGCCGGCGCGGTCCTGGCCAAGGTCACCGGCAATGCGCGGGCCATCCTCTCGGCCGAACGCACGGCCCTGAACCTGATGGGCCGCCTGTCGGGCGTCGCCACCCTGACCCGGGCCTATGTCGAGCACACGGTGGGCACCAAGGCCCGCATCGTCGACACCCGCAAGACCACGCCCGGCCTGCGCCACCTGGAAAAGTATGCCGTGCGCTGCGGCGGCGGGGTCAACCACCGCTTCGGCCTGGATGACGCCATCCTGATCAAGGACAACCATGTCGCGGCCTGCGGTGGGGTGGCCAATGCGCTGAAACGCGCGCGCGCCTTCGCGGGCCACCTGACCAAGGTGGAGCTGGAGGTCGACAGCCTGGAGCAGCTTGCCGAAGCCCTGCCCCACGGCGCCGACGTCATCATGCTGGACAATTTCAGCCCCGACGACCTGAAGAAGGCCGTGGCCCTGGCCGGCGACAAGGTGGTGCTGGAGGCCTCGGGCGGGGTGAACCTGCAGACCGTGCGCGCCATCGCCGAGAGCGGAGTCCAGGTGATCAGCGTCGGGGCGCTCACCCACTCGGCCCCGGTGCTGGACATCGGTCTCGACGCGGTCTGA
- a CDS encoding cell wall hydrolase, producing MTSAVLLGSGVGLGLGAAYLAGGMARATTDHQRTARLAEAAAGGFSESVLQREAADMDPGILSVARRHDPFTVAGDAERDRQSSIFAARLEKRDRNPASAVVLRAAFAGPLTPSVNPFRMAGVLEGSRELECLTQAVYFEARGETAVGQQAVAQVVLNRVRHPAYPKSVCGVVFQGAARARGCQFSFACDGSMRRGREAIAWNRARSVAERALSGGVMASVGDATNFHTTGVAPNWGPRMVRVAQVGMHVFYRFGRGAAPATYVADSRAGGRELNAGETVYASLVPMPAQASAPSPDFRLASAVVVSGPTEAVEHKAPDVAQVPTEPKSETGKAKLTPVSQTKPGEPAIKMATGATS from the coding sequence TTGACCAGTGCTGTGCTGCTGGGTTCGGGCGTTGGCCTGGGCCTTGGCGCCGCCTATCTGGCCGGCGGTATGGCGCGCGCCACCACCGACCACCAGCGTACAGCCCGTCTGGCCGAAGCCGCCGCCGGCGGCTTCTCCGAGTCTGTTCTTCAACGCGAAGCCGCCGACATGGATCCGGGAATCCTCAGCGTCGCGCGCCGCCATGACCCCTTCACCGTCGCCGGCGACGCCGAGCGCGACCGCCAGTCGTCGATCTTCGCCGCCCGCCTGGAAAAGCGCGACCGCAACCCGGCCTCCGCCGTGGTCCTGCGCGCCGCCTTCGCCGGTCCCCTGACGCCGTCGGTCAACCCGTTCCGCATGGCCGGCGTGCTGGAAGGGTCGCGCGAACTGGAGTGCCTGACCCAGGCTGTCTATTTCGAGGCCCGTGGCGAAACCGCCGTCGGCCAGCAGGCCGTGGCGCAGGTCGTCCTGAACCGCGTCCGCCATCCGGCCTATCCCAAGAGCGTCTGCGGCGTGGTGTTCCAGGGCGCGGCCCGGGCCCGCGGCTGCCAGTTCAGCTTCGCCTGCGACGGCTCCATGCGCCGGGGCCGCGAGGCCATCGCCTGGAACCGTGCCCGTAGCGTGGCCGAGCGCGCCTTGTCCGGCGGCGTGATGGCCTCGGTCGGCGACGCCACCAACTTCCACACCACCGGCGTCGCTCCCAACTGGGGTCCGCGCATGGTCCGCGTCGCCCAGGTGGGCATGCACGTCTTCTACCGCTTCGGCCGTGGCGCGGCGCCGGCGACCTATGTCGCCGACAGCCGGGCCGGTGGGCGTGAGCTCAACGCCGGCGAAACCGTCTATGCCAGCCTGGTCCCGATGCCGGCCCAGGCCAGCGCTCCGTCCCCCGACTTCCGTCTGGCCTCGGCCGTGGTGGTGTCTGGTCCGACGGAGGCCGTCGAGCACAAGGCGCCCGACGTGGCCCAGGTCCCGACCGAACCCAAGTCTGAGACCGGCAAGGCCAAGCTGACCCCGGTCAGCCAGACCAAGCCCGGCGAACCGGCGATCAAGATGGCGACGGGCGCCACGTCCTGA
- a CDS encoding L-aspartate oxidase has protein sequence MADRIHHDGVLIVGAGLAGLSAALAAAPRSVLLLTGAPLNQGCSSAWAQGGMAAALGDDDAPALHAADTIAAGAGLVDSAMAHLLAKEGPAAVRHLADLGAPFDRDAAGQFATSLEAAHSRSRVARVKGDQAGRAIMEAVVQTALSSRHIEVRAGMRLRGVLHDAGGRVRGVVAEQAGRLIEITAPATLFATGGIGGLYSVTTTPAELQGEGLALAALAGATIADPEFVQFHPTAIDIGRDPAPLATEALRGEGARLINAAGEFFMAGYHPDAELAPRDVVARAIHAELAAGRGAFLDARAAVGAHFPEEFPAVFAACLSGGVDPRVQPIPVAPACHYHMGGIVTDANGQTSLEGLFAAGECASTGVHGANRLASNSLLEAAVFGTRAGKAAREQREAASGPLRRILTPDLPPEALAALRIGMSRDAGVVRDAAGLGNLLGEIDRFEAAHGRAGPLVAARLVAQCALDREESRGGHYRSDFPEPLAPKRTFVTFADLKSDDPLSFAAE, from the coding sequence GTGGCCGACCGCATCCACCATGACGGCGTCCTGATCGTCGGCGCGGGCCTGGCTGGCCTGAGCGCGGCCCTGGCCGCCGCGCCCCGCAGCGTGCTGCTGCTGACCGGCGCGCCGCTGAACCAGGGCTGTTCGTCGGCCTGGGCGCAGGGCGGCATGGCCGCTGCGCTCGGCGATGACGACGCCCCGGCCCTGCACGCCGCCGACACCATCGCGGCGGGCGCGGGCCTGGTGGACTCCGCCATGGCCCACCTGTTGGCCAAGGAGGGCCCGGCGGCGGTTCGCCACCTGGCCGATCTCGGCGCGCCTTTCGACCGCGACGCGGCCGGGCAGTTCGCCACCAGCCTGGAGGCCGCCCACTCCCGCAGCCGCGTCGCCCGGGTGAAGGGCGACCAGGCCGGCCGCGCCATCATGGAGGCGGTCGTCCAGACCGCTCTGTCGTCGCGGCACATCGAGGTCCGCGCCGGCATGCGCCTGCGCGGCGTACTGCACGACGCCGGCGGCCGGGTGCGCGGCGTCGTCGCCGAGCAGGCCGGACGGCTGATCGAGATCACCGCGCCCGCCACCCTGTTCGCCACCGGCGGTATCGGCGGCCTCTACAGCGTCACCACCACGCCCGCCGAACTGCAGGGCGAGGGCCTGGCCCTGGCGGCCCTCGCCGGCGCCACCATCGCCGATCCCGAGTTCGTGCAGTTCCATCCCACGGCCATCGACATCGGCCGCGATCCCGCGCCGCTCGCCACCGAGGCCCTGCGTGGCGAGGGCGCCCGGCTGATCAATGCGGCGGGCGAGTTCTTCATGGCCGGCTACCACCCGGACGCCGAGCTGGCGCCCCGGGACGTGGTGGCCCGCGCCATCCATGCAGAGCTGGCCGCCGGTCGCGGCGCCTTCCTCGACGCCCGGGCCGCCGTCGGCGCCCACTTCCCCGAGGAGTTCCCCGCCGTCTTCGCCGCCTGCCTGTCGGGCGGGGTCGATCCGCGCGTGCAGCCGATCCCGGTGGCGCCGGCCTGCCACTACCACATGGGCGGCATCGTCACCGACGCCAATGGGCAGACCTCGCTGGAGGGCCTGTTCGCCGCCGGGGAGTGCGCCTCGACCGGCGTCCACGGCGCCAACCGCCTGGCGTCCAACTCCCTGCTGGAGGCCGCTGTCTTCGGGACCCGCGCCGGCAAGGCCGCCCGCGAGCAGCGCGAGGCCGCCTCCGGGCCGCTGCGCCGCATCCTGACCCCGGACCTGCCGCCTGAGGCGCTGGCCGCCCTGCGTATCGGGATGAGCCGTGACGCCGGGGTGGTGCGCGACGCCGCTGGCCTCGGCAACCTGCTCGGCGAGATTGATCGCTTCGAGGCCGCCCATGGCCGCGCCGGTCCCCTGGTGGCCGCGCGCCTGGTCGCCCAGTGCGCCCTGGACCGCGAGGAAAGCCGCGGCGGCCACTACCGCTCCGACTTCCCCGAGCCCCTGGCGCCCAAGCGGACCTTCGTCACCTTCGCCGACCTCAAGTCCGATGACCCCCTCAGTTTCGCGGCCGAATGA
- a CDS encoding DUF1003 domain-containing protein, giving the protein MSVTSHNADLAQALLGCSYDELNPVQRSVIDLIATEAPSGLNPQLTTDDRTFWQRLADTIAAVGGSWTFIFSFLAVLVAWVTWNALAHRLAFDPYPFIFLNLVMSMIAALQAPVIMMSQNRAAARDRANAEHDYVVNLRAELEIMHLHDKLDALRNEELVKLVTAQNETLTLLKAQMAALAAKD; this is encoded by the coding sequence ATGTCCGTGACCAGCCACAACGCTGACCTGGCCCAGGCGCTGCTGGGGTGCAGCTATGACGAGCTCAACCCTGTCCAGCGCAGCGTCATCGACCTGATCGCCACCGAAGCTCCCAGCGGCCTCAACCCCCAGCTCACCACCGACGACCGCACCTTCTGGCAAAGGCTCGCCGACACCATCGCCGCGGTCGGCGGATCCTGGACCTTCATCTTCAGCTTCCTGGCGGTGCTGGTGGCCTGGGTCACCTGGAACGCCCTGGCGCACAGGTTGGCGTTCGACCCCTATCCCTTCATCTTCCTGAACCTCGTGATGTCGATGATCGCGGCCCTGCAGGCGCCGGTGATCATGATGAGCCAGAACCGGGCCGCGGCGCGAGACCGCGCCAACGCCGAGCACGACTATGTGGTCAATCTGCGCGCCGAGCTTGAGATCATGCATCTGCACGACAAGCTCGACGCCCTGCGCAATGAGGAACTGGTCAAGCTGGTGACCGCGCAGAACGAGACCCTGACCCTGCTCAAGGCGCAGATGGCGGCGCTGGCCGCCAAGGACTAG
- a CDS encoding NADP-dependent oxidoreductase: MTIARQIHLVRRPKGKPVQEDFALVEAPVADAADGEIQVTALLMSVDPYMRPRLDADQALDAPLLGGGIGRVTQSKNPKFKEGDLVRHSAGFRETFVSDGRGVSVLNRDPELPLSVYMHALGGTGVTAYGGLLGTGALKDGEQVFVSTAGGAVGSVVAQIAKIKGCYVVGSTGTDEKAAWLKGEVGIDAVINYKKENLAEALKAATPNGIDVYFENVGGAHLDAALPRMNLRGRIPVCGMISTYNGDGEGVKNLFSLIYGRIRMEGFVAGDFPHLNADFLADMTHWLKSGKIKYQETILDGFERASEGLIGLFEGKNNGKMLIHIAD, encoded by the coding sequence ATGACCATCGCCCGCCAGATCCACCTCGTCCGCCGCCCCAAGGGTAAGCCGGTGCAGGAAGACTTCGCCCTGGTGGAGGCGCCTGTCGCCGACGCCGCCGACGGCGAGATCCAGGTCACGGCCCTGCTGATGTCGGTGGACCCCTATATGCGCCCGCGCCTGGACGCCGATCAGGCCCTGGACGCGCCGCTTCTGGGCGGCGGCATCGGCCGGGTGACCCAGTCGAAAAATCCCAAGTTCAAGGAAGGCGACCTGGTCCGCCACAGCGCGGGCTTCCGCGAGACCTTCGTCTCCGACGGCCGCGGCGTCTCGGTTCTGAACCGAGACCCTGAGCTACCGCTCAGCGTCTACATGCATGCCCTGGGCGGCACCGGCGTCACCGCCTATGGCGGCCTGCTGGGCACCGGCGCGCTGAAGGACGGCGAGCAGGTCTTCGTCTCCACCGCCGGCGGGGCCGTGGGCTCCGTGGTGGCCCAGATCGCCAAGATCAAGGGCTGCTACGTGGTGGGCTCCACCGGGACCGACGAGAAGGCCGCCTGGCTGAAGGGCGAGGTCGGGATCGACGCGGTGATCAACTACAAGAAAGAGAACCTCGCCGAGGCCCTGAAGGCCGCCACCCCCAACGGCATCGACGTCTATTTCGAGAACGTCGGCGGCGCGCACCTGGACGCCGCCCTGCCCCGCATGAACCTGCGCGGCCGCATCCCGGTCTGCGGCATGATCTCGACCTATAACGGCGACGGCGAAGGGGTGAAGAACCTGTTTTCCCTGATCTATGGCCGCATCCGCATGGAGGGCTTTGTGGCCGGGGACTTCCCACACCTGAACGCCGACTTCCTGGCCGATATGACCCACTGGCTCAAGTCGGGGAAGATCAAGTACCAGGAGACCATCCTCGACGGCTTCGAGCGCGCGTCCGAGGGCCTGATCGGGCTCTTCGAAGGCAAGAACAACGGCAAGATGCTGATCCACATCGCCGACTAG
- a CDS encoding GNAT family N-acetyltransferase: protein MREWLQDIPEQILTDRLLIRPHRQGDGRALHDAIMDSLADLRRWPAAMGWSLGDQSAQGSEEFCRACSEAFSRRADFPLLITLRDSGTIVGSSGLHRPDWSVPKLEIGWWGRSTYAKRGLVTEAVEAILEYGFVHLRARRVFALPDDQNSASWRICERVGMNYEGLMIHERAEPDGTLRDTRLYAMVR from the coding sequence ATGCGCGAGTGGCTCCAAGACATTCCCGAGCAGATCTTGACCGATAGGCTTCTGATCCGACCGCATCGCCAGGGCGATGGGAGGGCGCTCCACGACGCCATCATGGATAGCTTGGCCGATCTGCGCCGTTGGCCAGCCGCGATGGGTTGGTCGTTGGGCGACCAGTCCGCTCAAGGGTCGGAAGAGTTCTGTCGGGCCTGCAGCGAGGCCTTCTCCCGGCGAGCCGATTTCCCGCTCCTCATCACCCTACGCGATAGCGGAACGATAGTTGGTTCAAGCGGCCTGCACCGTCCCGACTGGAGCGTTCCGAAACTGGAGATCGGATGGTGGGGCCGCTCCACCTACGCCAAGCGAGGCCTTGTTACCGAAGCAGTGGAGGCGATCCTGGAGTATGGGTTCGTTCACCTGCGGGCCCGACGCGTGTTCGCTCTGCCTGATGACCAGAACAGCGCCAGTTGGCGTATCTGCGAGCGAGTTGGAATGAACTATGAGGGTCTTATGATCCATGAGCGCGCGGAGCCTGACGGCACGCTCAGGGACACCCGGCTTTACGCCATGGTCCGGTGA